A window of Enterobacter ludwigii genomic DNA:
TTTGGCAAATTTCGGGATATGTCCGCCAGTAATGCCAAAAGCGTCGTGCATCACCAGGATCTGGCCATCAGTCACGTTACCTGCGCCAATACCTATCACCGGAATCGACAGCGCGTCAGTGATGCGTTTTGCCAGCTCAACCGGAACGCACTCCAGCACCAGCAGTTGTGCGCCTGCGGCTTCAAGGGCGAGGGCATCATCGAACAGCGTTTGTGCGGCATCGCCACGGCCCTGCACTTTATAACCGCCAAAGATGTTCACGGATTGCGGCGTCAGGCCCAAATGACCGCACACCGGCACGGCGCGCTCGGTGAGCATTTTCACCGTATCAACGAGCCAGGCGCCACCTTCGATTTTGACCATGTTGGCCCCGGCACGCATCACGACTGCTGCATTTTCAAAGGCTTGCTCTGGCGTGGCGTATGCCATAAACGGCAGGTCGGAAAGCAGCAGGCAGGCTGGCGCACCACGGCGCACGGCACGGGTATGGTAAGCAATATCCTCAACCGTAACCGGCAGGGTGGAATCATGTCCTTGTACCGTCATCCCTAACGAATCTCCGACCAACATGACGTTGATACCCTCTTCGGCAAAGAGTTTGGCGAAGCTGTAGTCATACGCGGTGATGGTGGCGAAGCGTTTTTTTTCCTGTTTGCATTTCTGCAGTAAGGAGATGGTGGTTGGTTTCATACTGTTTCCTGATAGCCCAAAAGCGAATCTTTGCGCATTTTAACAGTAACATTCGGGGGAACAATGATTTTAGCTAACCGATTAACGGCAAATATTTCAGGGTTAATCGGTAAGATGCAGGATTACCAGCGAGCGGGTCTTTCCGCCTTGAGAGTGTCCAGAATGGCTTTCAGCGAGATACCATCCGGAAAGGTGAGGTCGGGTGCAACTTCGAACAGCGGCCAGAGCATAAAACCCCGGTTTTTCATGTCGTAGTGCGGAACAGTGAGGCGATCGGTGTTTATGACCTCATGACCATACAACATAATATCGAGATCGAGAGTGCGTGGCCCCCAGCGTTCGGCTTTGCGTACGCGACCCTGTTGCAGTTCGATGCGCTGAGTATTATCCAGCAGCGTTTCGGCATCCAGAGTGGTCTCCAGCACGACGGCGGCATTGAGATAATCAGGCTGATCCTGCGGGCCCAACGGTGGGGTACGGTAAAACGAAGAGACGGCCACGATCCGGCTTTGCGGAATTTCGCCCAGCGCCTGTACGGCAGCGTTAACCTGCTCCAGCGGAGAGGCTAAATTGCTGCCGATGGCGATATACGCGAGGGTCATGAAGCACCTTCACGACGAGGCGCACGTTTGCGCGGACGACGATGACGGCGACGTGGTTCCGGCTCTTCATCCAGCCCGGTGAGCATATCTTTCTGTTCAGGCGGGGCGGAAACCTGGAACTCGGCCCACCATTGCGCCAGACGCTGCAGCTCCTGATTCCTTTCAATTTCAGCCCGCAGTGACAGCAGATCGAATGCCGCGCGGAACTTAGGATGCTCCATCAACTTCCAGGCACGTTTGCCCTGACGACGGGACATACGCAACTGAAGCTGCCAGATATCACGCACCAGCGTGGTAATACGTTTCGGGATCGCCAGCGTACGGCACCCTTCGTCCAGCACGTCGTTCGCGGCCAGTGCGAAGGCATCGTAATAGGCGAGACCGCTCTCCTGAGTGATTCGCTGAGCCGTTTCCAGCAGTGGATACCAGAACATCGCCGCAAACAGAAACGCCGGATTCACGCGCATATCGTTGCGAATACGGGTATCGGTATTTTTCAGCACCTGCGCAATCATGCGCTCCATCGGGCTGTCACCGCTTTCGGTGAAGTAGCGGGTAATGGTCGGGAACAGCGGCTGGAACAGGTTGTATTCGCGCAGCAGATTATAAGTTTCAAAGCCGTGGCCGGCCTGCAGCAGTTTCAGGGCTTCCTCAAACAGACGGGCAGGGGGCACGTCGTTGATCAGCGTCGCCAGACGGGGAATAGGCTCGGCTGTTTCCGGGCTAATGCGCATATTCAGCTTGGCGGCGAAACGCACGGCGCGCAGCATACGCACGGGATCTTCACGGTAGCGCGTTTCCGGCGTGCCGATCAGACGAATCAGGCCTTCTTTCAGATCCTGCATGCCGCCGACGTAATCACGCACGGTGAAATCCGCCACGCTGTAGTAAAGGCTATTGATCGTGAAGTCACGACGCTGGGCATCTTCTTCGATAGAACCGAAGATATTATCGCGCAGCAGCATACCGTTCTGGCCGCGCTGCGACGTGGTGCGATCCGATGCGCCCGCTTCGTGGTGGCCGCGGAAGGTCGCCACTTCGATGATCTCCGGTCCAAACATCACGTGAGCCAGACGGAAACGGCGGCCAACAAGACGGCAGTTACGGAATAATTTACGCACCTGCTCAGGCGTGGCGCTGGTCGTCACGTCGAAATCTTTTGGCTTTTTGCCCAGCAGTAAATCACGCACTCCACCGCCCACGAGATAGGCCTCGTAGCCCGCTTTATTCAGACGATAGAGCACCTTGAGGGCATTTTCACTGATATCTTTGCGGGAAATATTGTGCTGCTCACGCGGAATAACCGACATGTGTGGCTGTGCAATAGCATCATTCGCCATGCTCTCTTCGCGGCTTAGCACTTTACGGCAAAAATTAGCGACTCGGGTAAAAATGGTACACCTCGTAGTGTGTTTTGTTATGAAAAAAGCGGCTAATCATAGCTCAGCGCAACGCATTTGAGAATGCTGGATTTTTTGCACCGCCGTGAGCGTCCAGTGGGCGATCGCCATTTTCAGCAGTTCGTCAATACGCAGATCCTGCCATTCGTTGGTTACATTCTGGTTGAGAAATCGCAGCGCGTCGATCAAAACCGGGCGTGGATCGCCGTGTGGCAGGGCTGGCGCATGGTTTTGCTTCGACAGCTTACAGCCATGTTCATTGACTGCCAGCGGCAGATGAATGTAATCCGGCGCTTTCCAGCCAAACTGGTGATAGAGCGATATTTGCCGCACGGTAGGTTCAACAAGATCTGCGCCACGAACGATTTCCGTGACGCCCTGGAAATGGTCATCCACGACAACGGCCAGGTTGTAGGCGAACAGACCGTCACGGCGGTGGATAATAAAATCTTCACATGCCAGACGTTCATCGGCGTGGATCTTGCCGGAGAGTAAATCGTTAAAGTGCGTCACCGGGGAGCGCTGCTTGATGCGCACGGCGGCATTTTCCGGGGGAAGATTAAGCGTACGACAATGACCGTCATAAACCCCTCCCACGCTCTGGATGCGTGCGCGGGTACAGGTGCAGTTATAGGAAAGCCCCTGAGCGCGAAGCCAGGCCAGCCGTTCCCGATACGCATCGTGACGTTTTGATTGCCAGAGAACGTCGTCATCCCAGTGAAGACCGTAATGTTCCAGCTGACGCAGAATGGTGTCTGCTGCACCGGGAACTTCACGCGGAGGGTCAATATCTTCAATGCGAACAAGCCATTTACCCTGGCTGGCACGAGCCTGCAGGTAGCTGCCGAGCGCGGCAATTAATGAGCCGAAGTGTAATTCACCGGAAGGAGATGGCGCGAAGCGCCCAATATAGTGTGATTCAGACATATCAACAGTAACAAGGCGGGAGTGACTCCCGCCTTTGGAGTGTGTAAACAGCGCTGGTATTAACCGGCCATCTGTTTTTCGCGGATTTCAGCCAGTGTTTTACAGTCGATGCACAGGTCGGCGGTTGGACGCGCTTCCAGGCGACGAATACCGATTTCAACACCACAGGATTCGCAGTAGCCAAAATCTTCGTCTTCGACTTTTTTCAGCGTTTTCTCGATCTTTTTGATCAGTTTGCGTTCGCGGTCACGGTTACGCAGTTCGAGGCTGAACTCTTCTTCCTGAGCGGCGCGGTCGACCGGATCCGGGAAGTTAGCAGCTTCATCCTGCATATGAGTAACGGTGCGATCGACTTCATCCCTGAGTTGATTACGCCATGCTTCAAGAATACGCTTGAAGTGCGACAGCTGGGCTTCGTTCATATACTCTTCGCCCGGTTTCTCTTGATACGGCTCCACCCCAGCGATGGCGAGAATACTCAGGGACGATGTTTTACGGTTTTGCCCTTCTTGCATGTTGCTTCTCCTTAACACGCACTATCGATCCCCGTGTCGGGGGAAAAATCAGGTCGCTATAAATAGCAGATGCTTTTCCGGATGGCAATTATCTAAACGTAACACTTGACAAGCCTGTGAGGAAAAGCGTATTTGCGCACGCGGCCAGAACACTTAATCATCAATCGTCTAATCCCTTATAAGACAATGGGAAGAGAGGATCTCAGAGTCATATTATCGGCAGAAAGTTCCGCTTTATAAGCCAAAACCTCTACCCCCTGCTTTTGTGCCTCATTCAACAATTGCGCGTATTTAGGATCAATATGGCGGGCAGGAGAGAATCGTTCAATGGCTGAATGCAAAACCGCAAACAGCAACACGGCGCGTTTGCCCGCCGCCGCAACACTCATTAGCTCTCGCAGATGCTTCTGCCCGCGTAGCGTTACCGCATCCGGGAAGTAGCCATTTTCCTGTTCCGCTAACGTCACTGATTTTACTTCAATATAGCACTCAGGCCTGTCTTGCGCCTGTAACATGAAGTCGATTCTGCTGCCTTCATCGCCATATTTCACTTCGCTTTTATGCGTGTCATAACCCACCAGTTCGGGAAGGGCATTATTCATTAGCGCTTCTTTAACCAGCTGATTGGCACGCAGGGTGTTAACACAAATAAATGCCCCGCTTTGTGTTTCGGTCATTTCCCAGGTATGGGCATATTTGCGTTTCATATTCTCTGATGTGGAATACCAGACCCGGTCACCCGGTGTCGCACACCCCGTCATAGCACCGGTATTGGGGCAGTGCAGGGTGAGCTGTGTTCCTTCAGGCGTGACTACGTCTGCGAGGAAGCGTTTGTAGCGTTGAATCAGCGTGGCGTGCTGCAGGGGAGGGCTAAACTTCATCAGGCGTCCTTAACGGTGTTGCCCAGCGTCCAGCGCTGTAGCGGCGTGTAGCGGGTGCGTCCTTGTGCAAAGACGGATTCATAAAGTGCGAATTCATTAACCGGAAAGGCCCAGTGAAAACCTGGTGGTGGGATGGCAACGGCCTGACCTGCATCGCGCAGCAACGTGATATGCGGATGAAACGGCTGCGGGCTCTGGTAACAGCCGCTGCGTGCCGCCTGGGCGCGCAGCATATTTGCAAGCTGTAATATCCCACGAGGCGGCTGGCGCGTACCCAGCCAGACCACCCGCGAGCGCAACCACTGCCCGGCATCATCAAGGTGTAGCGTAAACCCCGGTTGAGAGATCCGTCCGGCCATTGATGCCAGGGCTCGCTGCTTATCGGCGCTCACATCACCCAAAAAGGCCAGCGTCAGGTGCAGGTTAGCCGCGGCAACAGGGCGACCCGCTTCCGGCGGGAAGTGCTCAGCGCGCCAGCGAACGATTTGCCGCTGTATCGGGGCGGGTAATTCAATGGCAAAAAACAGCCGTTTCGACTCAGACATACGGGGGACTCGGTAATGATATGCGCCGATGCTACAATGTACGCCGACTAATGTTAACCCTCTGGAGCTGTTAGTGTCCTCATTGCCGGTCGCCGTCGTCCTTCCCGAGCTTCTCGCTGCCTTACAACATGCCCCGCAGGTTTTGCTGAATGCCCCGACAGGGGCCGGTAAATCCACCTGGCTGCCGCTGCAGATCCTGAAAGACGGGAATATCAGCGGGAAAATTATCCTGCTGGAGCCGCGCAGGCTGGCCGCGCGCAACGTAGCACAACGCCTGGCGGAATTGCTTAACGAAAAACCGGGCGAGACGGTGGGCTACCGTATGCGCGCTGAAACCTGTATCGGCCCAACCACGCGGCTTGAAGTGGTGACCGAGGGAATACTCACCCGCATGCTGCAAAACGATCCTGAACTGACCGGCGTCGGGCTGGTGATTCTGGATGAATTCCACGAACGCAGCCTGCAGGCGGATCTGGCTCTGGCACTGTTACTGGATGTTCAACAGGGGCTGCGTGACGACCTTCGGCTGCTCATCATGTCGGCGACGCTGGATAACGAACGGCTGCAGCAGACGCTGCCTGATGCACCAGTGATAGCCTCGCAAGGGCGAGCGTTTCCCGTAGAGCGCCGTTATCAACCGCTGCCTGCCCATCAGCGTTTTGATGAAGCGGTCGCCATCGCAACCGCAGAACTGCTGCGTCAGGAACCCGGTTCGCTGCTGCTGTTTTTACCCGGCGTGGGCGAAATCCAGCGCGTGCAGGAGCACCTGGCCTCCCGTGTCAGCAGCGATGTACTGTTGTGTCCGCTCTACGGCGCGCTGTCGCTGGCCGACCAGCGTAAAGCGATTCTCCCGGCGCCTGCGGGGCAGCGCAAAGTGGTACTGGCAACCAATATTGCGGAAACCAGTTTGACCATCGAAGGTATTCGCCTGGTTGTGGATAGCGCGCAGGAGAGAGTGGCAAGCTTTGACCCGCGTACCGGGCTGACGAAACTCCTGACGCAACGTATAAGCCAGGCGTCGATGGTACAGCGCGCAGGCCGTGCCGGGCGTCTTGAGCCGGGTATCTGCCTGCATTTGACCAGCGCAGAGCAGGCTGAACGCGCGGCACAACAAAGTCCCCCGGAAATTTTACAAAGTGATTTATCAGGTCTGGTGATGGATCTGCTGCAATGGGGCTGTCCGGATCCGGGAAAACTGACCTGGCTTAATCCGCCTCCTGTCGTAAACCTCACCGCAGCGCGTACACTGCTGGCCCAGCTTGGCGCGCTGGAAGGGGAGCGTCTGACGGCGCGCGGTCAAAAAATGGCCGCGCTGGGCAACGATCCGCGTCTGGCCGCAATGCTGGTGGCCGCGCAAGGGGAAGATGAAATTGCCACGGCGGCGAAACTGGCAGCTATTCTTGAGGAGCCGCCGCGCGGTGGCAGCAGCGATCTGGCGCAGGCATTTTCACGTAATCAGGGGAACTGGCAGCAACGGGCGCAGCAGCTCAGCAAACGGCTAAACAGCCGTGGCGGCTTGCCAGACAGCGATATTATCGCACAGTTGCTGGCACAAGCATTTCCGGACCGAATTGCGCGCCGACGCGGGCTGGACG
This region includes:
- the panB gene encoding 3-methyl-2-oxobutanoate hydroxymethyltransferase, producing MKPTTISLLQKCKQEKKRFATITAYDYSFAKLFAEEGINVMLVGDSLGMTVQGHDSTLPVTVEDIAYHTRAVRRGAPACLLLSDLPFMAYATPEQAFENAAVVMRAGANMVKIEGGAWLVDTVKMLTERAVPVCGHLGLTPQSVNIFGGYKVQGRGDAAQTLFDDALALEAAGAQLLVLECVPVELAKRITDALSIPVIGIGAGNVTDGQILVMHDAFGITGGHIPKFAKNFLTEAGDMRAAVRQYIAEVESGVYPGEEHSFH
- the folK gene encoding 2-amino-4-hydroxy-6-hydroxymethyldihydropteridine diphosphokinase; this encodes MTLAYIAIGSNLASPLEQVNAAVQALGEIPQSRIVAVSSFYRTPPLGPQDQPDYLNAAVVLETTLDAETLLDNTQRIELQQGRVRKAERWGPRTLDLDIMLYGHEVINTDRLTVPHYDMKNRGFMLWPLFEVAPDLTFPDGISLKAILDTLKAERPARW
- the pcnB gene encoding polynucleotide adenylyltransferase PcnB is translated as MFTRVANFCRKVLSREESMANDAIAQPHMSVIPREQHNISRKDISENALKVLYRLNKAGYEAYLVGGGVRDLLLGKKPKDFDVTTSATPEQVRKLFRNCRLVGRRFRLAHVMFGPEIIEVATFRGHHEAGASDRTTSQRGQNGMLLRDNIFGSIEEDAQRRDFTINSLYYSVADFTVRDYVGGMQDLKEGLIRLIGTPETRYREDPVRMLRAVRFAAKLNMRISPETAEPIPRLATLINDVPPARLFEEALKLLQAGHGFETYNLLREYNLFQPLFPTITRYFTESGDSPMERMIAQVLKNTDTRIRNDMRVNPAFLFAAMFWYPLLETAQRITQESGLAYYDAFALAANDVLDEGCRTLAIPKRITTLVRDIWQLQLRMSRRQGKRAWKLMEHPKFRAAFDLLSLRAEIERNQELQRLAQWWAEFQVSAPPEQKDMLTGLDEEPEPRRRHRRPRKRAPRREGAS
- the gluQRS gene encoding tRNA glutamyl-Q(34) synthetase GluQRS — protein: MSESHYIGRFAPSPSGELHFGSLIAALGSYLQARASQGKWLVRIEDIDPPREVPGAADTILRQLEHYGLHWDDDVLWQSKRHDAYRERLAWLRAQGLSYNCTCTRARIQSVGGVYDGHCRTLNLPPENAAVRIKQRSPVTHFNDLLSGKIHADERLACEDFIIHRRDGLFAYNLAVVVDDHFQGVTEIVRGADLVEPTVRQISLYHQFGWKAPDYIHLPLAVNEHGCKLSKQNHAPALPHGDPRPVLIDALRFLNQNVTNEWQDLRIDELLKMAIAHWTLTAVQKIQHSQMRCAEL
- the dksA gene encoding RNA polymerase-binding protein DksA encodes the protein MQEGQNRKTSSLSILAIAGVEPYQEKPGEEYMNEAQLSHFKRILEAWRNQLRDEVDRTVTHMQDEAANFPDPVDRAAQEEEFSLELRNRDRERKLIKKIEKTLKKVEDEDFGYCESCGVEIGIRRLEARPTADLCIDCKTLAEIREKQMAG
- the sfsA gene encoding DNA/RNA nuclease SfsA codes for the protein MKFSPPLQHATLIQRYKRFLADVVTPEGTQLTLHCPNTGAMTGCATPGDRVWYSTSENMKRKYAHTWEMTETQSGAFICVNTLRANQLVKEALMNNALPELVGYDTHKSEVKYGDEGSRIDFMLQAQDRPECYIEVKSVTLAEQENGYFPDAVTLRGQKHLRELMSVAAAGKRAVLLFAVLHSAIERFSPARHIDPKYAQLLNEAQKQGVEVLAYKAELSADNMTLRSSLPIVL
- the thpR gene encoding RNA 2',3'-cyclic phosphodiesterase, with the translated sequence MSESKRLFFAIELPAPIQRQIVRWRAEHFPPEAGRPVAAANLHLTLAFLGDVSADKQRALASMAGRISQPGFTLHLDDAGQWLRSRVVWLGTRQPPRGILQLANMLRAQAARSGCYQSPQPFHPHITLLRDAGQAVAIPPPGFHWAFPVNEFALYESVFAQGRTRYTPLQRWTLGNTVKDA
- the hrpB gene encoding ATP-dependent helicase HrpB translates to MSSLPVAVVLPELLAALQHAPQVLLNAPTGAGKSTWLPLQILKDGNISGKIILLEPRRLAARNVAQRLAELLNEKPGETVGYRMRAETCIGPTTRLEVVTEGILTRMLQNDPELTGVGLVILDEFHERSLQADLALALLLDVQQGLRDDLRLLIMSATLDNERLQQTLPDAPVIASQGRAFPVERRYQPLPAHQRFDEAVAIATAELLRQEPGSLLLFLPGVGEIQRVQEHLASRVSSDVLLCPLYGALSLADQRKAILPAPAGQRKVVLATNIAETSLTIEGIRLVVDSAQERVASFDPRTGLTKLLTQRISQASMVQRAGRAGRLEPGICLHLTSAEQAERAAQQSPPEILQSDLSGLVMDLLQWGCPDPGKLTWLNPPPVVNLTAARTLLAQLGALEGERLTARGQKMAALGNDPRLAAMLVAAQGEDEIATAAKLAAILEEPPRGGSSDLAQAFSRNQGNWQQRAQQLSKRLNSRGGLPDSDIIAQLLAQAFPDRIARRRGLDGRYQLANGMGAMLDSDDAMTRHEWLIAPLLLQGSQSPDARILLAIAVDIEALTRACPQLLQQSDIVEWDDTQGTLKAFRRSQIGKLTLGTKPLTKPSEEEMHQAMLNGIREKGLNVLNWTPEAEQYRIRLHCAARWLPEYAWPAVDDETLLASLESWLLPQMRGVHSLRALKALDVKVALQNLLDWSLRQRLDSELPGHYTVPTGSRIAIRYHEDNPPALAVRMQEMFGEATTPSIAEGRVPVVLELLSPAHRPLQITRDLGAFWAGSYREVQKEMKGRYPKHVWPDDPANTAPTRRTKKYS